The genome window TAGCATTGGCCTGAAATGAGGAAACGTAAGGTGGAAGGAAAGAATATGGACAGAGCTGCAAGAAGATAAGTCAGAAGAGAGTCATTTGAAAGAGAGATAGATAGCTAGAGAGAAGATATTCAAAAGAGGTGGCTTATGTAAAGATAGCAGCTTTAAGAAATGAATGATGAAAAATATAGAACTATTATATGAACCCACATATCAGATGTCTTAAGGTTGGTCTGCCAATTGTATCCTCTGTTGACCTGAACCTAGCCCCAGTTAAGCACGGATTTTGCTTGCTAGTGCAATTTATCACCCATTTTTTACCCTCAACTTCTTAATACTAAAACCTATGTTCTTGTTAGATATTCAACATAAATAGAACTTGTCTGGGATGTTATTTAATTGGAACATTGGTCTCATTTTTCTCCTCGATGGATGTCAGTTCAATGATCTCCAGCATGATAAAGGAAGGCAAAATTGTCCCTTCTGAGGTTACTGTTGAACTTCTACAAAAGGCTATGCTTGAGAGTGGAAACGATAAATTTCTTATTGATGGCTTTCCTCGAAATGAAGAGAATCGTGCTACTTTTGAGAATGTTGTAAGTTAGCAATATGCTTATGTTTTCATTATTCTAGCTAAATGTTACTATTTACATTCacagaaaaaaatttcttttgttttgacAGACAAAAATTGAGCCagaatttatacttttttttaattGTCCAGAGGAAGAGATGGAACAGAGACTTTTGAGTCGCAACCAGGTTGTCATTTGCTTCCTCAATTTGCTTTTTGTCCGGAATCTAGTATGTGAACCACTAATATTTTTGTATGATTCAGGGGAGAGATGATGATAACATTGAGACCATAAGGAAGCGTTTTAAAGTTTTTGTTGAATCCAGTATACCTGTAGTCGAGTATTATGACATGAAGGGCAAGGTTCGGAAGGTATATACTAGCTGTCATTTCCATGGCCTTGCCGAAGTGAGCTTTTGCTTTTTTTGTTCATATTGTTATAATAGCTGATAGTTTTATGTATCATCCAAAGTACCAGTTTCTCTCATATCATTAGAATCATCTCATTAGAATGATATTGTAAATGCTTTCTATTTTCTTAAACTAGTTTATTATTGCTTCTCTCATGAGTGTTCTCAGTTTGCTTTGGAGTGTTGCTTTGATATTCATAGCTGAGGTGGTATTATCTTACGTTATTGCAATTACCTTGTAGGTCTGTTTTAACATAATGCACCCTTTTTGAGCAGCTTGAGGCTAAGAAATCCGTGATCTGAGGCTGAGTGGTTCTGGCTCATCTTGGTCCAATCATACACACATGCATGCTCATTTAAGTGTGCTTACACTTGCGCGCGCACACACAATTCGACCTTTTTCCAGTTTGATTGGAGCTAAGAAATTCATGGTCTAACTTCTAAGGCTGAGTTGAGTGGTCATCTTTTCTTATTCCAATCATACACACAATAGAGAGAGCTTTTGATTATTTGTTTATTAGTAATTGTTATCACCTTTCTTGATTCGGGAACACAGACTCCAAAACAAGATGTGATACAAACTATGCAACAAAAAGAAAACGATGAACTCATGTGATGTCTACAATATAGCAGGAATTCGAATAATCATACTCTCAGATTCTTTTTATAAAAGCTTCctgatataattataaataattaatggTCTGGGTTCGGTGCAGGTTGATGCTCTGAAGCCTATTGATGAGGTCTTTGAAGCTGTAAAAGCTGTTTTCGACCCATTTCATGTGAAAGTAAGATGCGCATTCACATTTTCAAGAGGCTACTTTCATGCACAATGCTTATTGGCAAATTTGTTCAGCAATCCATAATATAAGTAGACTATTGTGTCAAACAGTAACATGTCTATGGAGAAAGTTGTTCCTTAGTATCTACACTAATGTAAATTAGACTGATATTTTAGTATTGCAAAGAAGATCAGGTTAATGTTTCCATTCAGTTTCATCTTGCACATTGACTTTTTTCTACCAATCTATTTGCACATGATGCAATGAAAACATGATGAACACTTCTGGCACCTGGCTTATACCCATGACCACATAAATTAGAAATATGTGTCCCCATCTATAAACTATAATTTCTTGCTTTATTCTAACTTTTTGGCATGCATTTGTAGGTTGAGTAGAGATGCTGTGGACTGCGGTGATAATAACCTGCATTATATTACACGTATGCTGCTTTGTTGGATAGCATTGTTGATCAAGTTTTCAGCTTAAGCATCTGACTGCTTAGTAAATGTTGATCTTATTTTACTGTAGAAAAAATAAATCTTTATACATCACAAAATTACCTGAAATTGTTGTACATCTTTAGTAATTTATTTTACCAGGAATAATCTTCATGGAGATGATGCTGAACTTTTAGATTGGGTACATTGCATATGCAAAGATACCAAGTATGTGTGGACTGCTCATTTTTTAGAATGTTTAGATTTTTAAGTGTTAGATGGGTTTAATTAGAATCTTTGTGCTGGATAATATCAAGGTGTAGCCCTCTCAAGGTCTTAACTGaaattttcaattttttcttgGAGGCCTTTATGACATACATTTTTGGATTTCACAAAAAGTTGAGACAGCTTTCCTtttgtttgaattatctttgAAAGTAACAAAATGCATCGGTTGCTGAAGGTCTGTTCATTATATAGGACCTGATTGGTAAGGCTTCAATGTTGTTGATGGCATCAAGGTTAGGTTAGTCTAAAACTAAGGCAGACGACAGGAGAGTAACACCGGGAGACATGAGGGAAGAATAAGATAAATGGCATGCCGAATGAGGCTCTTCGACTCCCATGTACTAAACTTTATTTTTCAAACAGATTATGAATTGCATCATTTTAAAGGAACAAATTTATAttttgcatatatgcaacaatgaTCTAGGACGTAGGTCTTCTTCATATGCATAACTAGCTTAGAAGAAATCCAGGAGGATTTTTTAATGGGAAATTAATAAAGCCATTTTGGGTTGAGGATCCACTCGTTGAACATGTAGTCGAATATCTAACTGCCTTGAAAGCAAAATGACTTTCCACTACCCAGACACCAAATGCCCCTTAGTGAGAAACTCAATGGCACAATTTTTTGGAtcgagggttttttttttttttaccatttttcttttttttttgtcatggcgAGTTTGAAATGTTCCTCAACCTTCAAATATACTTTAGCCTTCCCAAGTACAAATTATTAATTATCTTAGTGTTCACATTATTGCAGCTCTAAGTTTGACAATCTTGGTCATCCAGATTGCTTATCATCAATTATTTTAGCCATGCTGAGCTTGAATATGAGCCTGGAAGCAGAAGACATCTAAATTTTTAAATAACTTCATTTGTGATAGTGGTGTACTTTAAAATGTAGATGCTGTTATTGTTCAAGTTCTGATGTTTTATCAGCTGTTTCTGCAGGTATTCTTCTGTCTCAGACAGCCTATGTTATTTTGTAGCGTGGATGTCTAAGATTAACCTACAACTTATATACATTGTATTTATTTACTGTGGCATACTTCCTGATGGATATACTTGGGAAGATCATGTTGGATCAGTACATGAGTATGCAGTTTCACTTTCATGTTCCTTGTAGTAAATTCTAAATACATAATTCATTGAAAACCACGTCTTTCAGATCCAATGTGTATCTATGCAATGGCTTTCCCGGAGGGTCAACATCTTGATCTGCACAGATGCCCTGGCAATTGTCAACTTTGTTACACAGGCTTGCAAGTCACTACTTGGCATCGCAAAGACACCATCGCAGGCCCTACTAGGCAAGCTTTATCCCCTTCTAGCACTCACTTGTCTAGAAATCTTAATTATAAAGCTCACAACTCCGCTTCTTATGGTAGAACCGGTTCTCAGCTTTTTGTAGTGCCCGACGAGCCTTGtagctcctcaaatctcttgtcTAAGTTCTTCCGATTTACCAAAGTGTTCCATGGTTCAATTCATTCAGCATGACTCCATATCCAATGTACTATACTTTTTTTTGCCCTAACTCATAGTTTGCCACAAAATGTAGCTTACTTACTGTATATATACTACAATTTTTTTTGCCTATATATAATATTTCAACATTTTGTGCCATGTCACAAGGATTATTTTATACATGATATTTTGAGACATGTTTGGAGTCAAAAAGTGGTGTCTATGTATCTAATGGAACGAAAAGATGTTTTGATTAGATAGTGCTAAGAAAGGGATATGATTTAGATGGGAGAAGTGTGTCAAGAAGCACGCTTTAAATAATGAATTGAAGAGTGACCTAATTGAATGAATGAAGTACCACAAAAGtattatttcttttattatgGTTCAAGAAAAGGAAATGAAGATGAATATTGATGCTGTATGCCCATCCAATTATTACCAATGAGTTGTTCTCCACCTCCTCAGTTTCACAATTGAAGTATCGAAAGTCCAAAATGTTCTTCTTGTCGTTGTCGGATATGACCCTACATTACCTACTTCCAATATCTGTCAAAttaatttgatattatttttttagggaaaaaatattgattaaaaaacatattgatattattttttttagggaaaaaaaagattaaaaaagatCATTATTTTTTTAGGGAAACAAAATGATCTGATTGAGATTGTTCCTTTTCAATTTCAACATGAAATTATCTGTCtaagaaataattatatatatatatatatatatgtatatatgaacctttaaagttataaaatattaattaaaaacttTGTCCTCCcaaaatatttctaacttaatgcaTATACAACACCCCAATTGATAGCTTGGTTATATGTACCtttttatacatatataaaatatataaatcaattaattaattattttatgtcTAGTATATGTTAGGATCCTAATATAATTCAATTACTTAGGGAACAAATAAAAGCGTCATTAGTATTCTCAAGGTTTTCTCTACTACATCTCGAGAAGTCGAGAAAAGTTTTGTTTACAATGTACAAACGTTTCCGTACTTGATTTGATTTAACTTAGATGATTTTATCTCTTATATTTGATCATTTATATATAATAAAGAATTTAAGTTTTATTTTATGAATGTAGATAAAGAGTGTCAAATTACATAAAtcttatgtcaattttttttgtgATCTCTGAAATTTTTATATCGGTATCGACTCCTCAGTAATAATTTTATGTATAGTACAAGGTTGTGTACCATTCTTTGTGAGATTTTTTCATTGGAGTTTCTATCATCAGCTTTGAGTTAGCATCAATTATGTAAGTGCATGAATATCTTCTGCTAAATCTTTTGGCTTCACAGTGCATCACTGTTGATATTTGAGACACCGCTAGTTATTTTGAAACAACAAGTGCTTTGCTTACTTTCCAACCCATCTATTGATGACTTTTGTCTACCCATGCGGAGTAGTTGATCAAAAAGTCACTTAATTCCATTCAGTTCAATGTTTATTTAGTGGAATGACTGTTCTTGTGGACCTTATACATATGAACTCTCATAGCAAATCTTTGGGGGTGGGTGGCACTTTATGAGCACGCGTATCATTTAATGTAATGTTTCTCTTCTTGTTTGTCCCAATCAGATCACAACCAACATATGATGTGTTTGGTGTTAGATTCATTTCGAATAAATTAAACATAAAATGGATCATGAAATGTAATTTGATGATATGGATCTATTTCAGATTTTCTCATGATTTTTTGAAAACAATGAGGATTTAGATCTTATTAGATGAGAGTCAAAAAAGTTAAGTATCATCAAGAAAGCAATCGAATAATTGGATGGAAGTTAAGGTACCATCAGATGAGTAAAGAATGAAC of Musa acuminata AAA Group cultivar baxijiao chromosome BXJ2-3, Cavendish_Baxijiao_AAA, whole genome shotgun sequence contains these proteins:
- the LOC135581038 gene encoding UMP-CMP kinase 3-like isoform X5; this translates as MVDSSKDVNGGFPGDKKITVVFVLGGPGSGKGTQCAKIVENFGFTHLSAGDLLRAEIKSGSENGSMISSMIKEGKIVPSEVTVELLQKAMLESGNDKFLIDGFPRNEENRATFENVTKIEPEFILFFNCPEEEMEQRLLSRNQGRDDDNIETIRKRFKVFVESSIPVVEYYDMKGKVRKVYTSCHFHGLAEVDALKPIDEVFEAVKAVFDPFHVKVE
- the LOC135581038 gene encoding UMP-CMP kinase 4-like isoform X6 yields the protein MVDSSKDVNGGFPGDKKITVVFVLGGPGSGKGTQCAKIVENFGFTHLSAGDLLRAEIKSGSENGSMISSMIKEGKIVPSEVTVELLQKAMLESGNDKFLIDGFPRNEENRATFENVTKIEPEFILFFNCPEEEMEQRLLSRNQGRDDDNIETIRKRFKVFVESSIPVVEYYDMKGKVRKVDALKPIDEVFEAVKAVFDPFHVKVE
- the LOC135581038 gene encoding UMP-CMP kinase 3-like isoform X2; translated protein: MVDSSKDVNGGFPGDKKITVVFVLGGPGSGKGTQCAKIVENFGFTHLSAGDLLRAEIKSGSENGSMISSMIKEGKIVPSEVTVELLQKAMLESGNDKFLIDGFPRNEENRATFENVTKIEPEFILFFNCPEEEMEQRLLSRNQGRDDDNIETIRKRFKVFVESSIPVVEYYDMKGKVRKVYTSCHFHGLAEVDALKPIDEVFEAVKAVFDPFHVKVFFCLRQPMLFCSVDV
- the LOC135581038 gene encoding UMP-CMP kinase 3-like isoform X4, with protein sequence MVDSSKDVNGGFPGDKKITVVFVLGGPGSGKGTQCAKIVENFGFTHLSAGDLLRAEIKSGSENGSMISSMIKEGKIVPSEVTVELLQKAMLESGNDKFLIDGFPRNEENRATFENVTKIEPEFILFFNCPEEEMEQRLLSRNQGRDDDNIETIRKRFKVFVESSIPVVEYYDMKGKVRKVDALKPIDEVFEAVKAVFDPFHVKVFFCLRQPMLFCSVDV
- the LOC135581038 gene encoding UMP-CMP kinase 3-like isoform X1, which produces MVDSSKDVNGGFPGDKKITVVFVLGGPGSGKGTQCAKIVENFGFTHLSAGDLLRAEIKSGSENGSMISSMIKEGKIVPSEVTVELLQKAMLESGNDKFLIDGFPRNEENRATFENVTKIEPEFILFFNCPEEEMEQRLLSRNQGRDDDNIETIRKRFKVFVESSIPVVEYYDMKGKVRKVYTSCHFHGLAEVDALKPIDEVFEAVKAVFDPFHVKVRCAFTFSRGYFHAQCLLANLFSNP
- the LOC135581038 gene encoding UMP-CMP kinase 3-like isoform X3, which translates into the protein MVDSSKDVNGGFPGDKKITVVFVLGGPGSGKGTQCAKIVENFGFTHLSAGDLLRAEIKSGSENGSMISSMIKEGKIVPSEVTVELLQKAMLESGNDKFLIDGFPRNEENRATFENVTKIEPEFILFFNCPEEEMEQRLLSRNQGRDDDNIETIRKRFKVFVESSIPVVEYYDMKGKVRKVDALKPIDEVFEAVKAVFDPFHVKVRCAFTFSRGYFHAQCLLANLFSNP